The Capsicum annuum cultivar UCD-10X-F1 chromosome 3, UCD10Xv1.1, whole genome shotgun sequence genomic sequence ttcaaagtaccgatcACATACTTTTGTTTTacactatattgtcttataacataggttcagatgttcAATTTCTCAATCGTACTTAGATAGTCCAGCATTATCcagtagcagtagtggtgagtccttttcTATCAAGGACATgacttattttatcattattttggtgTCTATTTATATtcagttagtcggagttagttgggggttgtaccatcaactcctcatgatttctagaaaatttcaGACAGTTAGATGGTCAGTCAGTTTTCAGGTTTTATAAGTTATTTCAAGAAGATAGACATTTATTCAGTTTtagtctattttattattttcaaatattttggattatatTTCAGTGTTGATTATGGTACCATCTTAGTTTATCTTCCGCACATGTAGTTCTcgtattatattattcagttttCACAATAGGTACttgatcatgggttagcttgtgatcccttgtggccttaagcactgttGTCATGATCAGGAAGTATctttgggtcatgataaaacttggtatcagagcatctaaggttttaaaatatcgtaggaagtctgaaagtcaggttgagtagagtcttgtgcatggttgtgaagcgcgccacacttgtggacaagaggctacgagatatttttagcaaagtttcccttctttcagtattcatgtcgtgtgaaagAGCATTAGCTCTATTGAATTCCTTTTCTAACTTAtcctttatttcatttatagAAGATACCTCCTAGAAGGAACAACGAAAGGAGAAACAGGGATCAGCCTGCACCAcctattcagaaagatccccGTAACTACCATGTCTCTTACGCTGAGTTCAGGGCCACTTTCACGGACTTATCCTATTATGTCGCTTCTCAGAACAACTAGCAGGCTATTTCCCCAGCTAATCCAGTGGCAAaacagctgcagctaggatttgggatttttCTTGGATAAATCCTCCTTTGTTTTTAAGGtctaagtttgaggaggatccgtAGGAGTTTTTGGGTATGGTGCAAAAGGTGACAGAGATCATGGTTATCACTTCTAGTAAGAGTGAAAACttagctgcatattagttacaGAGTGTAGCTCATACCTGGTTTAAGAATTAGAAGGAAGACAGGGGTGTGGAAGCAGAGCCTAtggagtgggaagagttttccatgACTTTATTAGAgaggttcttcccacttgagttgaGAGAAGATAAGGTTTGGGAGTTCATAAACTTAAAGCATGGTAATATTAGCATAAAGGAGTACTCTcccaagttcactcagttggcggGGTATGTTCCTACTATGGTGGCTGGCAATAGGTCCacgatgagtaagtttgtatctgatagtatggtcaaagagtgtaggaccaccatgttgattaaggtgatggacttatctagacttatggttcatgctcagcagattgaggaggagaaacttaaagagaaagagagagataataagagggataaaattagtagttttaatttttcttagcaAAGGTCGGAAGGCGGTAACTGCTTCTAGCTTTACCAAAAATTTTCAACCCCAGATTTATCTTCAGCCAGTGCGCCAGTGCCTCAGTTTAGGTGGGACAATCGGGATAGAGtgccaagctctaagtcccagggtactGTGAATAGTGGTTGAACTAATCTGCTCTACaggaaatatggtaagaatcaccaAGGTGAGTGTAGATCTagaagtgatgtgtgttttgggtgtggaaagccaaGCCACAGGATTAGGGATTGCCCTGTAGGTGTGTGGAAGGGCAGGAATGATCGTCAGCAGGGTCAGACAAACTCTTCAGCAACGCCAGCAGGTCTCCCAACTAGTAGGGTGTCACTTCAAGTTCCACCAATGggcagtgccaaaatagattgtatgcCCTCCAGACTCgttaggatcaggaaagttctctggATGTGGTTACGAGTATGTTGCAAGTTTTCCATCTgtatttttatgtcatattagACCCCAAAGCTTCACTttcctttgtgactccttatatagttgtagaCTTCGGTGTCAGTCTTGAAATATTAGTAGAGattttctcagtgtctaccctagtgggtaagttattatagccagacgggtatacaTAAATTGTTCGGTCATagtatttcagaaagttacttcagttgatcttgtggagttagagatgactgattttggcATCATTCTTaccatggattggctccactcatgctatgcctcagttgactgtagaaatagaattgctcagttccagtttcctaataaaccaattattaaatggaggggtagtacttcagtgcttaagggtcagtttATTTGATATCTTAACATAATAAAGTTGATAcctaaagggtgtatttaccatatcatccgagtcaaggactcaaattttgaaactctgagtcttgagtcagttccagccAGTTTCTGAAGAtattcctggagtttctcccaaaaaaaaaaatctactttagaATAGACCTCCTTCCAGACACCCAGTCTTTCTCCattccaccttacagaatggATCCAACTGAGCTTAAGGAATGAAAAACccagttgaaatatctcttatataagggtttcattaggcctagcatttccccatggggcgctccaatcctttttgtgcgtaagaaagacggttctctcagaatgtgcatcgactaccatcagttgaacaaagtcacaatcaagaataagtattctctcccTAGAATCggtgaattgtttgaccaacttcaaggtgcaagttatttatctaagatagaccttagatgcggctatcattagcttagagtcagagaatgtgacattttaaagacagccttcaggactttctatggtcactttgaattcatagttatgtcttttggactaacaaataccCCTGCATCTTTCATGAACTTAATGAACAAGGTGTTAAAATAGTAcctggacatgttcatcatattcttcattgatgacatccttatcTATTCTCGAAGTgagagtgatcatgcagaccatttgagaattgTATTGTAGAACCTTAAGGATCACTAGTTATTCGTtaagtttagcaagtgcaaattttggctgagataaataacttttcttggtcatatagtttttggtgatggcatccgagttgaccctcaaaagatcaaagctgtaaaaaaatggcctagactatctctccatcagatatcaggagttttttaggtttagctggctattacagatggtttattgaagggttatcttttatttattcttccatgtctctactgacttaaaataaagtgaattttcagtggtcagattcctgtgagaagagttttcacgaGTTGGAGACTCAACTCACTTTTACCTTAGTCTTAACTTTGCTAGGTAGTTCGGATGgatttattgtgtattgtgatgcttctagatttggtcttggttgtgtattaatacagagaggtaaggtcatagcctatgcctctagatagcttaaaccctatgaaaagaattatacaacccatgatattgagtttgtagCTATTGTTTTCGCCTTATAGATTTGGAGGTAATACCTTTATGGGGTGGTTCATGtcgatgtgttcacagatcactatagtttatagtatttattcacacagaaagatctgaatctttatcaaaaaaagtgtcttgaattattaaaagattatgacataagtgtgcTGTATCATCGaggaaaggctaatgtagtggcatatgaccttaatagattgtctatgggtagtgtttcttacatctagaaagataaaaaagagtTAGTATATGAGGATCATCAtattgctagattaggtgttcggttggttgattcagatgAAGGCAgcatatgggttcagaatggttcagaatcttcattggttgccgaagtgaaagaaaaacaaaacaggatcctagtttggtcaagttAAAGAAGGcggttagagatcagaaggttgaggttttctctcaaaggaGAGATAGTGTGCTTCGTTGTCAAGGCAGACAAGGTGTTTAGTGTGTTAATGGTTTGAGGCAATGAATATTAGCTAAAACGCATAGttcgcgatactctattcatccaggagccactaagatataccatgatttatagtaaatctattggcggagtggtatgaagaaggatattgcagagtttgtggctacgTGTTATAACTATTAATAGGTTAAGGCAGAGCACCAAAGGCCTCGTGGTACGcttcaggagtttagcatccccactttgaagtgggaggtggtgaacatggattttgtgatagggtttccTCGCACACATCATCAACATGGTTTGATATTTCTTGCCGGCTCATACTTTATATTTAGcgaaggattatgctagactctatctcaaggatttggttaagttgcatgggattTCGTTATCTCAAGGAGAGGTACTCCCTTGATCagttaaaggggatttttggtaaTTCTCCTTCTTATAACTTGTAACGCCCCGAGGGTACCCCTctggatgtcacacgatgctcaggTCTATGAATAGCCCCAAGTTAAACCCATGATATCTTTTCAGCTCAGAACTCACGAACTTAAGATGGCTACCATATGAAGAGAACTAAAGATAAACAATCTCATAAATTAAACTGAATCTTTAACTTGGGAATCATTGCACAAATGTATTGAACTTAAACCTAAACATTCTCTttcagacaagcctctactaataactagagagctaCCGGGACAAACCTCAACTGACCCAAACATAAAACTGAAATCAAAAGGTTAAGTACTATCACCCATAAGGAAATCTAATAAACTGggccctcgaactatgaggactcaccataaatAGGGATGCAAGTAATAATGCCGAAGTCAATTATGCTGCTGTAAACGGGCACCAGAacatatattataagacaatgtagcacacagacatatatgtggattagtacctttggaatgtactgagcatatgggtgTGGATGCATatgtaaaacaataactgaataagtaCACAAGTTTCAAATGATGCAAGCTAAATgcaaatgactcaccttgggcttgagTATAACTTAAGACTGCAAGATTATAAAtcttaaataataaagcatatgaATAACTTAGTGAACCATAATGCTTAGTTTCTTGAAATCTTTGCCTTTAATCTtgcttatgggagattcttctaaccaacataaaccatgtgagctatcatggagtccaacgtcttacccatattggggagagttgttctatccttgccatcagaatagaaccttaacttatcATTATACTTTACTTCATCCATATTTGGAAAAAGATTAACCTACTTTGTCTTATAGTTTCCTACAATTTAGGATACGATCATCCGCATTCCCTTCTCGGTGTTAATACTACTCCcaatgtatataaatatatgtgcTTATACAtaagaaattcaccttaaaatagcaaaAGGGTTTGTATACtagaaaccaattatgcttctctttgcttaaATCATAATCAGAAGGAATAATTTGTGGATTTCAAGTCTTGTtattagatcaaaagatcaaactttCTTGTAAAGTTAATGCTTATGTGTAAACCTTAAATCTCATACTTTCTTTCATGTAGCTTGTAATTCAATAACATGCTTAAAACTTTACATAGAAATCTTTcatcaaatcatcaaatttcaagtcaagataatgaaataatatcataataataataatgtaactCAAAACATGAATAAAGGGCATTTCTTGTACAAATCCatctttaaatcacatgataagaTTATAAATGCAATAACCTAATTTCAATTTATGTAAATTCAGCTTtaaatcaagttttgggcacaaggatgaaagaatatccttgttcatgaACCTCACATACCTTATAGTTCTTGGCTTGTGAAGGACACTTGAATCTTGGAACTTGAAGGAAGAACTTGAAAAAAAACCCTAGTCTTGTTGATTTTTTGAGATGAGAGGATGTAAGCGTTGTTATTTTATTGTAATGAGTAGTGAAATAATGCCTCTTTGAGGGTTATAGGTCGTGGATGGGAAGTTATAAGGGAGGAAAGGATAAAAATCCCTTAGCTAAACTTTATAGGAAAAAGTTCGTCAGTCTATACGGTcctaccatacgactcgtatgatagggtatgaCCTAGATCCTCCACTCGTAATCATAACAAACTCAAAGGGGACACATACTGGTCAATATATGAGTCCTTCATATAACTCATATCCTTTTTGTACGACCCTTTACCCTATACTAataccttggacagaaacttAGGAAGACCTTACTAAAGAATTTACGACCTAACATCATACGAATTGTACCCTACTTGATGACTTCAAGGGTTTAAGTCGTATCCATAACAGAAAGTTCACCCTATCACACTGTCTTATATATTAGTATAGCATACCactcatatgatagggtacgacTTGAGAGGGAAGTCGTATGATCTACAAAAACCTTCagacatggggtattacattatctcctccttagaaacattcgtcctcgaatgtggcatTACCTAGGACAAGGAAAAGAATCAGTCACACCAACAATCAACTTATAAACAAGCTTACATCTATCATAAGGATCTAACCATACACCACATATGATACGGCTCAAGAGTACTTAAACAGACTTAAATAAAGAGAGTCTCGACTGAAAATAACTATTTACCTTCCATAGAAATTTGGATGAGAGaaaagagataaggatacttggcCATCATGTTTGCTTCAGCTTCCTAAGTGGCCCCTTCAATAGactggtttctccaaagaactttcacagatgctacttccttattccttagccttCAGACCTACCTATCAAGTATCTCAACATGAATATCCTCATACGATAGGTTATTCTTGACCTTAATACTCTCTATGGGAACTATTAATGATGGGTTTCCAATGTACTTCTTAAGTattgagacatggaacactggatgaaccgCAACTAATTCTGATGGAAGATTCACTTCATAAGCCAACTCTCCAATGCGCTTTACTATGTCATATGAACCTACAAACTGCGGACTCAactttcccttttttccaaatctcattaTCCCTTTCATAGGTGATACTTTCAGGAATACCCAATCACATACTTCAAACTCGAgttcccttcttctcacatcagcAAACGACTTTTGATAACTATGATCAGTCTTTAACCTTTCACGAATTAACTGAACCTTAGTTATAGCCTCAAGAATAGAATCCAGCCTAATAAATGCCGCTtttccaacctcaaaccatcctataggtgatctacacctaCGCCCGTATAGTGATTCAAACAGAgctatctgaatgctagcatgataactgttattataagtgaactcaataagtggtaagtggttatcccaactttcTTAAAATctagaacacatgccctcaacatatcttctagtgTCTGAATTATGTGTTCGGcctaaccatcggtctgcggataaaATGCAAAactaagcttaacctttgtaccaaggcccttctgaaaAGATTGCCAAAACTGTGAAGTGAACTGCATGACtctgtctgaaatgatggataaaggTATTCCATGAAACCTTACTAACTCGCGGATATACATTCGGGCATAATCCTCCATTGTGTCTGAAGTCTTGACaggtagaaaatgagctgacttagttaTTCGGTCTACTATCATCCAAATTGTATCATGCTAAAGTCTCGTATGAGGTAACCCTGTGAttaaatccatattcactacttcccacttcgaAGTGGGGATACTATTCTCTTGCAAAGTACCACTCGGTCTTTAGTGTTCAtcctttacttgttgacaattTGAACATTTTCCCACAAACTCTGCTATGTTCCttttaataccattccaccaataaatttctcgcaaGTCTCGATAAATCTTAGTAGCACCCAGATGAATGGAGTACCTAAAACTACGAGCCTCGACTAATATCCTTTTCCTTAACCCGCCTACATTCGAAACACAAATCCTACCTTGATAGCAAAGTATACCATATCCccattaggagaaaacctcaaccttctgcaATTGAACTGCCCCCAATATATGGCTAAGTATTGGATCATTTtgctgcttttctttcacttccatTACCAGAGATAATTTCGAACCATTTTGAACTACTATTCCCCCATCATCAGTGTCGATCAAACGAACTCCCAAATGGGTTAATCTATGCACCTCCTTGGCTAATTCTCGTTCTTCCTCCTTCAGATAAGccacactacctatagacaacctacttaGTGCGACAGCCACCACATTGGACTTACCCGGATGATAgagcacactcatgtcataatcttttaacaacttcAACCACCTTATTTGACGAAGATTTAACTCTcgttgagtaaatacatactaaagactTTTATGTTTGGTGAAAATATAAACATGCACACCATAGaggtagtgcctctaaattttcaaagcagaAACCAAGacaactaactccaaatcatgagtcgggtaattttttttgtgatccttaagttggctggaagcataggctatcactctttcattctgcatcaatacacaacttagccgaactctagaagcatcacaatataccaaaaatCCATCTAACCCTTCTAGCAAAGCTAACACTAGAGCCgaagtcaatctatcctttaACTCCTAGAAACTTCTCTCACACTTATCTAACCATATAAACTTTACTCTCTtttgagtcagtttagttaatgGCGCATCTATAGAGGTGAACCCTTCAACAAAACTTCTATAGtacctagccaaacccaaaaaactcctaatattggATGGAGTGAAGGGTCTAGGCTAGTGCTTAACTGcatcagtcttttgaggatctacatGAATACCATCCCCTGAAATAACATGCCCCAAAAAGGTAACagattccaaccaaaactcacatttaccaaactttggatACAACTGACGATCCTTAAtggtctgtaacactattcttaAATAGTCTGCATGCTCTTCCTCACTTCTGGAATACACCAATTTGTCgtcaataaaaataatgaaaaacatatcTATGTACTGCTTgaagaccctgttcatcaaatccataaaggttgCAGGAGCATTTGTCAGTCCAAacgacataaccacaaactcaaaatggccatatctCATTcgaaaagatatttttgaaatatcctACTCTtgaactttcaactgatgatatcctgatctgaggtcaATCTTGGAGAACCATCGGGTACCCTGAAGCTGATCGAACAAATTGCTGATCctaggaatgggatacttattctttacagtAACATTGTTTaactatctataatctatatacattCTGAGAGTTCCATTTCTTGCACACGAAAAGGACTAGATCACCCCACGaagaaacactgggtctgatgaaacaTTTATCTAAATGGTCTTTAAgctactcttttaactctttgagctcagctggagccatacgATAAAGGGGGATGGAGATGGtatgagtatcaggaagaagataaacaccaaactctatttctctatctagaggtacccctagaagatcttcaggaaaaacctctggaaactcatttactacttgAACTAACTGAACTGTCGGGACTTTAGACTTATTAtccttgactcaaactaaatggtaCATTCACCCTTTTGATATCACCTTCCTAGACTTAaagtaagaaataaaatgacCTTTATGAGATACATAACTATCCCTCCCCCTCCACTCAAAAACTACctcatcaagaaactgaaacttcaccataCGGGTGTGATAGTCTATtgatgcataacatgaatggaacAAATACATGcctataataatatcaaaatctaacatctcTATCTCTATTAGGTCCACTAGTATGATCTTATAGAGGATagtaataggacacttcttataggCTCATTTTACAACCGACTCGAAATAAAGAGGGGCTTAAAAAGAGTTTCTGGACCTACCCTTAAATTTACAGCAACCAAGGGAGTTACATAATAGAAATTTGATAtcaggtctaacaacacataaactttAATATAAAAGGCACGAAACATACCAATGACAACATATGGTGAACTCTCCTGCTTCTGAGAGGATGGCAATGCATTAAATAAATTCTGGTGTTGACCGCCACCGGTGCTAGAAGACGTGCCATGGAGAGGAGCTGGGCGGCTTGGTTGAAGAGTTAAATTAGTAGCCTAAGTCTAAGGATGAGTATCTCTGTTTCACTGCTTAGCATATGGACACTCCTTGATTCTGCGACCcatcttaccacaaccataacaacccaATTTACCCATCAAAAACTCACCAAGATGGGTCTTGCTACACTTAGGACATGTTGGAAAATTGGGCCTTCCAACTACACTATTCTAAGATTGAGAATTTGAAGTCCTACCCCATTGCTCCTGCCTGGTTCGGGGCACAGGGTTAATAGATGAAGAGTGCACAGACTCTGATCAGTGACCCTAAAACTGCGAATGGTTTCCCCTCCTGACCTTGGTTGATTAAGCTCAAACTGTCCAATCCtaaatcttttatttctcttctctcttttcttcaacttctcaatcttaatttattgagcatgagtcatcaacctatcaaTATCTATATCTCCAACCAGCATGGCAGTCCTATAATTTTTGACCACTAAATCAGACACTCCAGTAATAAACTTGCTCATATGAGCTCTAGAATTTGCTAACAACTTGGGAGCATACTCGaacaactgagtgaacttaaagtagtactccttcactgtcatagagccctacctcaggtttatGAATTCCTCCAACTTAGCCTCTCTCGCCTcacgtggaaagaacctatccagaaaagaaTCTAGAACACCTGCCAACTCACAGGATCTACATTCTCACCCCTATCATCATTCCATAACAtgacccaatcatgagcaacatcatTCAACCTATACGATGTGAACTCTACACCCTCttcctcagtaacatgcatagTCTGAGTTATCTTCCTCACCCCATCAATAAAGAGTTGTGGGTCCTTATTTACATTCGAATCATGGAACTCTggaggattcattctcataaagtcctGGATTCCGATGGTAGCTAAATTACCATTCTCTTGGAGTGGGACCGCTGCTTGCtggtttccctaaacattggCGGTCACAACTTGGTCCAACACTTGAAAAACAGCCCAAAACTTAGGGTGAGATACATTCTCATGTAAGGGATTGGCATGTAGGGGTCATTGATCACCATCTCTACGTGCATCAGCTCGATTAGGAGGCGTAATCTGTTATGTAAAAGCACGAGTTAAGGTAGATAGAGAcaattgtaagcatgatagatcatgaaaaaacTGATGATTCCTAATTCGttccgtagcctcttgctcataaatgtggcatgcttcacacccatgatcaagactctatgtaacacggCCTGtctgactccttaggactctttaaaccttagtatttgataccaagtttgtaacgccatAAGAgtaccccctggatgtcacatggtTGTCAGGTCTACGAAtagccacaagctaacccatgatatcttttTAGTTCAGAACTTACAAAATTAAAATGTCTGCCATATGAAGAGAACTGAAGATAAAAAATCTCATAACTTAAAGTGAATattcaacttgggaatcattgCACAAATGTCTTGATCTTAAACTTAAACATTCTCTTTtaaaaaagcctctactaataactagagagccgcTGGGATAGAGGCTAGCTAACCcaaacataaaactaaaatcaaatggtTAAGTACTATCATCCATAAGGAAATCTAATAAACTAGGCCctctaactatgaggactcatcacaagTAGGGATACAAGTAATTATGCCGAAGTCAATTGTGCTGCTGCAAACGGGCACGAAAACCTACATtaaagacaatgtagcacacagacatatatgtggatcaatacctttggaatgtactgagcatgcgGGTGTGAAtttataagtaaaacaataaatgaATAAGTACACAAGATTTAAAATGATGCAATCTAAACGTAAGTGACTCATCTTGAACTTTAGTAAAACTTAAGACTGCAAGATTATAAACTTAAATAATTAAGCATATGAATaacttagtgagccataacacttagtttcttatAATCTTTGCctttaatcgacataaaccatgtgagctatcttAGAGACTAACGTCTTACatacgttggggagagctgttctacccttaccATCAGAATACTACTCGCAAAGTAGTATATACACTCATCCGTATTCCAttcttgatgctaaatactactcccaaagtatatacatatatgtgctCATACATAagaaatccaccataaaatagcataagggtttgtatCCTAGAAACTAATTACGCTTCTCTTTGCTTAAATCATAATCAGAAAGAATAATTTGTGGATTTCAAGTCTTGTTATTAgatcaaaaaatcaaactttcttgtaaacttaatgcTTATACTTAAGCCTTAAATCTCATACTTTCTTTCATATAGCTTGTGATTCCATAACATGCTTAAAACTTTACATAGAAATCTTTcatcaaatcatcaaaattttaagtaaatataatgaaaaaatatcataacaacaataatgtaACTCAAAACATGAATAGAGGGTATTTATTGTACAAATCCATCTTTAAATCATATGATGAGATTACAAATTCAAGAGCATaagaattgggtatgaaccctgattttaatttatgtaaattcaactttaaatcaagtttttggcacaaggatgaaagaatatcattattcataaactccacataccttaaagttctTGGCTTATGAAGGAAACTTGAATCTTGAGACTTGAAGGATGAACTTGAGAAAgaaaccctagtcttgatgatttaTGGAGATAAGAGGATGTaagaattgttattttattataatgGGTAGGGAAAATAACTCCACTTTGAGGGTTATAGGTCATGGATGGAAAGTTATAAGGTatgaaaagactaaaaagcccttAGCTAAACTTTATAGAAAAATCTCGCCAGTCTATATGGGCCTACCTTACGACTCGTATAATAGGGTACGACCTAGATCCTCCACTCATAAGCATAACAAACTCAAAGGGGACACACGTTGGTCAACATACGAGTCCctaatatgactcgtaccttggacagaagcTTCGGAAGACCTCACTAAAGAACTTACGACCTAACATCATATGAATCATACCCTACTTGAAGACTTCAAGGGGGTTAAGTCTTATCCACAACAGAAAGTTCACCTTACCACACTATCTTGTATATGAGTACAACATACCACTTGTATGATAGGGTACGACTCGGGAGGAAATTCATATGATGTAAAAAAACCTCCAGAAacggggtat encodes the following:
- the LOC124896821 gene encoding uncharacterized protein LOC124896821, which translates into the protein MSVLYHPGKSNVVAVALSRLSIGSVAYLKEEERELAKEVHRLTHLGVRLIDTDDGGIVVQNGSKLSLVMEVKEKQQNDPILSHILGAVQLQKVEIALFESLYGRRCRSPIGWFEVGKAAFIRLDSILEAITKVQLIRERLKTDHSYQKSFADVRRRELEFEVCDWVFLKVSPMKGIMRFGKKGKLSPQFVGSYDIVKRIGELAYEVNLPSELVAVHPVFHVSILKKYIGNPSLIVPIESIKVKNNLSYEDIHVEILDR